From Cellulosimicrobium cellulans, the proteins below share one genomic window:
- a CDS encoding ATP-binding protein, with translation MRRRMLQATVAAVAVAVILLGFPLAFYGARFVLQGEVDDVTSRVERLSRSIDARLAAGDEIPDYVITDAVQPRASDPPAQVYVTLPDGTVLTAGEEITGRGIEQPLHSESGALVTLTVSYWDAYIQAAQVVLLVVAAAIVAFAAGIGMAVWQANRISAPLVYLAASAEQLGSGQVRPRLEPSGVEEIDLVAAELARSSDRLAGRLAAERQFAADASHQLRTPLTALSMRLEEISMASDDPAVQEEARISLEQVERLVGVVDDLLASSRRAQGGTTEAVSLLDVVHQQEEEWVPTFAKAGRELVVDVPAEYQVLATPGALAQVLATLIENSLKHGGGTTTVRARPSGTSGAIVTEVSDEGAGVPDDLAPRIFEREVTSGAGTGLGLALARDLAASDGGRLELAQRRPAVFALFLAGVPRRLDPRVVLPTGVAVSAHGRRRRRRG, from the coding sequence GTGCGGCGTCGGATGCTGCAGGCGACGGTGGCGGCCGTGGCCGTCGCCGTCATCCTCCTCGGGTTCCCGCTGGCCTTCTACGGCGCGCGGTTCGTGCTCCAGGGGGAGGTCGACGACGTCACGTCGCGCGTCGAGCGCCTCTCGCGCTCGATCGACGCCCGCCTCGCCGCGGGCGACGAGATCCCGGACTACGTCATCACGGACGCGGTGCAGCCCCGCGCGAGCGACCCTCCGGCGCAGGTCTACGTCACCCTGCCCGACGGCACGGTGCTCACGGCCGGCGAGGAGATCACCGGCCGGGGGATCGAGCAGCCGCTGCACTCCGAGTCGGGAGCGCTCGTCACGCTGACCGTCTCCTACTGGGACGCGTACATCCAGGCCGCGCAGGTGGTGCTGCTCGTCGTGGCCGCGGCCATCGTCGCGTTCGCCGCGGGCATCGGGATGGCGGTGTGGCAGGCGAACCGCATCTCCGCGCCTCTGGTCTACCTCGCGGCGTCCGCCGAGCAGCTCGGCTCGGGACAGGTGCGCCCACGGCTCGAGCCGTCGGGGGTCGAGGAGATCGACCTCGTGGCGGCCGAGCTCGCGCGCAGCTCCGACCGGCTCGCGGGCCGGCTCGCGGCGGAACGCCAGTTCGCCGCGGACGCGTCGCACCAGCTCCGCACGCCCCTCACGGCGCTGAGCATGCGGCTCGAGGAGATCTCCATGGCGTCGGACGACCCGGCCGTGCAGGAGGAGGCCCGGATCTCGCTCGAGCAGGTCGAGCGCCTCGTCGGGGTCGTCGACGACCTCCTGGCCTCGTCGCGGCGCGCGCAGGGCGGGACGACGGAGGCCGTCAGCCTGCTCGACGTCGTGCACCAGCAGGAGGAGGAGTGGGTCCCGACGTTCGCGAAGGCGGGCCGGGAGCTCGTCGTCGACGTCCCCGCGGAGTACCAGGTGCTCGCGACGCCCGGGGCGCTCGCGCAGGTCCTGGCGACGCTCATCGAGAACTCGCTCAAGCACGGCGGCGGGACGACGACGGTCCGCGCGCGCCCGTCCGGCACGAGCGGCGCGATCGTCACGGAGGTGTCGGACGAGGGCGCGGGCGTGCCCGACGACCTCGCCCCCCGCATCTTCGAGCGCGAGGTGACCTCCGGGGCCGGGACGGGCCTCGGGCTCGCGCTCGCGCGCGACCTCGCGGCGTCCGACGGCGGCCGGCTCGAGCTCGCCCAGCGTCGGCCCGCGGTGTTCGCGCTCTTCCTCGCGGGCGTGCCGCGGCGCCTCGACCCGCGCGTCGTCCTGCCGACGGGGGTCGCGGTCTCCGCGCACGGCCGACGTCGTCGACGTCGCGGCTGA